The Drechmeria coniospora strain ARSEF 6962 chromosome 02, whole genome shotgun sequence genome has a segment encoding these proteins:
- a CDS encoding GTP-binding protein has product MPRDPLIGLVGKPSAGKSTTLNSLTDASSKVGNFPFTTIDPQRAVGYLQIDCACARYKVSDRCKPNYGACVDGRRSVPIELLDVAGLVPGAHQGRGLGNKFLDDLRHADALIHVVDASGTVDAEGKETRGYDPSVDIAWLRSEVVAWILGNLMQKWGSIRRRHMAVKATAVETLQGQFSGYGATSSVISRTLDRANVKEPLEDWSDETVHHVVNSFVDEKFPTVIALNKIDHPDADKNISKIAKMQDPNTIVLCSAISEIFLRKMTKQGYIRYVEGGEFIDTREDLIEQGDPTGGGLKELDEKNRNRIENLKDMVLYRFGSTGVVQVLTRAAEILGLTPVFPVRNTSTFTSGASESKVVFRDCVLVKKGSTVADVAKKVMGDAPIAYVEGIGNLRVAEDDLVAVGKNDVLSFKVGRA; this is encoded by the exons AACTTTCC ATTCACCACCATCGACCCCCAACGAGCCGTCGGCTACCTCCAGATCGACTGTGCCTGTGCGCGGTACAAGGTCTCGGACCGGTGCAAGCCCAACTACGGCgcctgcgtcgacggccgccgctccgtccccatcgagctcctcgacgtcgccggcctcgttcCCGGCGCCCACCAGGGCCGCGGCTTGGGCAACAAGttcctcgacgacctgcGTCACGCCGATGCCCTCatccacgtcgtcgacgcctcgggcaccgtcgacgccgagggcaaggagaCGCGGGGCTACGACCCCTCCGTCGACATTGCCTGGCTCCGGAGCGAGGTCGTCGCCTGGATACTGGGCAACCTGATGCAGAAGTGGGGGTCCATCCGCCGGAGGCACATGGCCGTcaaggcgacggccgtcgagacgcTGCAGGGGCAGTTTTCGGGCTACGGCGCCACGTCCTCGGTCATCAGCCGGACGCTGGATCGGGCCAACGTCAAGGAACCGCTCGAGGACTGGTCCGACGAGACGGTGCACCACGTCGTCAACTCCTTTGTCGACGAAAAGTTCCCGACCGTCATAGCGCTCAACAAGATCGACcaccccgacgccgacaagaACATTTCCAAAATCGCCAAGATGCAGGACCCCAACACCATCGTCCTCTGCTCGGCCATTTCGGAAATCTTCCTGCGCAAGATGACGAAGCAGGGCTACATCCGATAcgtcgagggtggcgagTTCATCGACACGCGGGAAGACCTCATCGAGCAGGGCGACCcgaccggcggcggcctgaAGGAGCTGGACGAGAAGAACCGAAACCGGATAGAGAACCTCAAGGACATGGTGCTCTACCGCTTCGGGTccaccggcgtcgtccaggtcctgacgagggcggccgagattCTGGGCCTGACGCCCGTCTTTCCCGTCAGGAACACGTCCACCTTCACCTCGGGCGCCTCCGAGTCCAAGGTCGTCTTTCGGGACTGCGTCCTGGTGAAGAAGGGGTCGaccgtggccgacgtcgccaagAAGGTCATGGGCGATGCCCCGATCGCCTACGTCGAGGGCATCGGGAACCTGCGcgtcgccgaagacgacctcgtcgccgtcgggaaGAACGAC GTGCTGTCGTTCAAGGTCGGCCGGGCCTGA
- a CDS encoding SET domain protein, whose translation MPAQQLPLSAFPAWARLNEVALTKVTLQHVNGKGCGLVADEEMASSSADAAPAVTAATTTADPPATELMKIPHDLVLSAEAVEEYAKIDQNFSLLRDAAGRKERPGWAEGHHLDAVDDVRRLPTPRGARADLVVRARTHAAERHFVGGEHSGPEPRRRAWRRQATTWRNLVAANTPQVALEAKLSTLAREFDELRETSQDMPFWSAMLWGRGGASLEDWMLADAWYRSRCLELPVMGDAMVPGLDMINHASRPTAYYEVDGDGDVVLLARPGRAMARGREVTISYGVDKSAAEMLFSYGFIDGDAVARELTLHLDPLPDDPLAKAKLHVFGRPPTVRFSRSPETDAVEFESQFVFLMCLNEEDGLEFRLLQDTSGGRQLRLLWQGEDVTDRATEFESLVRGHELRDVFRLRAVTVLHQRVEGQTSKNKAAQSETERQALGGMGSPREERAQAARALLEAELQVLEAAAEALENEVRPAARTRMDPREYEARWAGRGRSVGGTTMLTRRVRADVQPTRPRRRGGIPRIDGRLPDRARGDVAKVQ comes from the exons ATGCCTGCACAGCAGTTGCCGCTCAGCGCCTTTCCGGCATGGGCACGGCTCAACGAAGTGGCTTTGACAAAGGTCACGCTTCAGCATGTGAACGGCAAAGGCTGCGGCCTCGTGGCGGACGAAGAGATggccagctcctcggccgacgcggcccctgcggtgacggcggcgacgactaCCGCCGATCCTCCTGCTACGGAGCTCATGAAGATTCCCCACGATCTGGTCCTGTCGGCCGAAGCGGTGGAAGAGTATGCCAAAATTGATCAAAATTTTTCGCTGCTTCGAGACGCGGCCGGACGCAAG GAACGCCCAGGCTGGGCCGAGGGGCatcacctcgacgccgtggaCGACGTACGTCGGCTTCCTACCCCGAGAGGTGCCCGTGCCGACCTTGTGGTCCGAGCAAGAACACATGCTGCTGAACGGCACTTCGTTGGAGGTGAGCACTCCGGCCCGGAaccacgacggcgggctTGGCGACGGCAGGCAACGACGTGGAGGAATCTCGTCGCCGCTAACACGCCTCAGGTGGCGCTCGAAGCGAAGCTCTCCACCCTCGCGCGCGAGTTTGACGAGCTCCGCGAGACGAGCCAGGACATGCCGTTTTGGAGCGCCATGCTGTgggggcgaggcggcgccTCGCTCGAGGACTGgatgctcgccgacgctTGGTATCGCTCGCGCTGCCTGGAGCTGCCCGTCATGGGCGATGCCATGGTTCCCGGCCTCGACATGATCAACCAcgcgagccggccgacggcatactacgaagtcgacggcgacggcgacgtcgtgctCCTCGCCCGACCGGGCCGTGCGATGGCGCGTGGCCGCGAGGTGACGATATCGTACGGCGTGGAcaagtcggcggccgagatgctgTTCAGCTACGGCTTCATCGACGGAGATGCCGTCGCGCGGGAGCTGACGCTGCACCTCGACCCGTTGCCCGACGACCCGCTCGCCAAGGCGAAGCTCCACGTCTTCGGCCGTCCGCCCACCGTGCGCTTCTCCCGGTCGCCGGAGACGGACGCGGTCGAATTCGAGAGCCAGTTTGTCTTTCTCATGTGTCTCAACGAAGAGGACGGCCTCGAATTTCGGCTCCTGCAGGACACGAGCGGAGGGCGGCAGCTACGGCTCCTGTGGCAGGGCGAGGATGTCACGGACAGGGCAACCGAGTTTGAGAGCCTCGTGCGAGGCCACGAGCTCCGTGACGTGTTCAGGCTTCGCGCCGTCACCGTGCTCCACCAGCGGGTCGAGGGTCAGACGAGCAAGAACAAGGCAGCACAGTCCGAGACGGAGCGGCAGGCCTTGGGTGGCATGGGCTCGCCGCGAGAGGAGCGAGCGCAGGCGGCACGGGCGTTGCTCGAGGCGGAGCTGCAGGtgctcgaggcggcggccgaggcgctggAAAACGAGGTGCGTCCCGCCGCGCGCACTCGCATGGACCCTCGCGAATACGAAGCGCGATGGGCCGGACGCGGACGCTCCGTCGGAGGTACCACGATGCTAACACGA